TTCGGTTGGCCTGCTGACGCGCATCATCGCGGATGCTGCTGCCGAGGGTCTCATCCAGCGTCACCAGAAGCCCGAAGAGGGTGCAGACGTCGAGCCGCTCGCCGCCTGGGAGGCCGAGCTCCTCGCCGCGTCGGAGACCCCGTCATCCACCGCCGAGAAGATCGAGGCCGTCGACCAGGGCGCGAACGCTGCTGAGGCCGTCGCCGAGGTCATCGCCGCCGAGACGCCGACCGAGGAGAACGACGCGGACGCCGTTGTCGCCGAGCACGAGGCAGCCGCGGACGAGACCGTTGTCCCCGAGCACCACGTCGAGTCGGACGCCGAGACCGAGGCCAAGATCGAGGCCGAGGCCACCGAGGCCGAGAAGAAGCCCGCCGCGAAGAAGGCTCCGGCGAAGAAGGCCCCCGCGAAGGCCGAGAGCGCCGACGCTGCGGAGGAGAAGCCCGCCGCCAAGGCGAAGGCTGCCCCCAAGGCATCCAAGTAACCGTCACCACACACGACAACACGCAACCAAGTAAGGATCCACACCGTGGCAGACATCAGCCTCGCTGACATCAAGGCCCTGCGCGACCGCCTGGGCACTGGAATGGTCGACACCAAGAACGCTCTCGTCGAAGCCGAGGGCGACATCGAGAAGGCCGTCGAGATCCTCCGCCTCAAGGGTGCGAAGGGCAACGCGAAGCGTGCCGACCGCTCCACGAGCGAGGGCCTCATCGCCGCGGTGGAGTCCGCGACGGCCACCACGATGATCGAGCTCGCGTGCGAGACCGACTTCGTGGCGAAGAACGAGAAGTTCGTCGCCCTGGGTGAGAAGGTGCTCGCGGCTCTCGCCGACTCGGGCGCCGAGACCCTCGACGCCGCTCTCGCGGTTCCGCTGGATGGCGGCACCGTCGGCAGTGTCATCGACGACCAGGCCGCCACCATCGGCGAAAAGGTCGAATTGCGTCGCGTTGTGCGTATCCCGGGCGAGAAGTTCGCCGTGTACCTGCACCGCACGTCGAAGGACCTGCCGCCGCAGATCGGTGTCGTCGTTTCCTACACGGGGGATGACGCGGAGACGGCTCGCTCGATCGCGCAGCACATCTCGTTCGCTGACCCGCAGTACCTGTCGCGCGACGACGTCCCGCCCGCAGAGGTTGAGAACGAGCGTCGTATCGTCGAGGAGATCAGCCGCGGCGAGGGCAAGCCGGAGGCCGCCCTCCCGAAGATCGTCGAGGGACGCATCGGTGCCTTCTTCAAGCAGGTCTCGCTCCTCGAGCAGGACTACGCGAAGGACAACAAGCTGTCGGTGAAGAAGGTCCTCGAGGACTCTGGCCTGACGGTGACGGGTTTCGCACGCTTCAAGGTCGGCGCGTAACAACACGCACGACGAGGGGCCCCGGATGTTACATCCGGGGCCCCTCGTCGTTTTCGGGTCACCCCGGCCCGACGTTGCGGAGGATGGCACGCCGTAGGCTGCGGCACGCCGTGGCCCAACCCGGCGTGCCATCCTCCGCAACGTGAGGCACGTGCACCGATGTCGCGAGAGTCGCGCCGTCGTGAACCTCATGTGCGAGGCAATACTCTGTACAGAGCACTAGAACGATCGGGGATCACATGACGGATGAACGCAAGCGCCGGGTACTTCTCAAGCTCTCGGGTGAAGCGTTCGGAGGCGGGCAGCTCGGCGTCAACCCCGATGTTGTCAGCGCCTTGGCCAAGGAGATCGCCGCGGCATCCGCCGAGGGGGTCGAAATCGCGATCGTCGTTGGCGGTGGCAACTTCTTCCGCGGTGCGGAGCTCAGCCAGCGCGGCATGGACCGCGGCCGCGCCGACTACATGGGCATGCTCGGCACCGTTATGAACGCACTGGCCCTGCAGGACTTCCTCGAGCAGGCTGGGGCTGCAACGCGTGTGCAGTCCGCGATCTCGATGACGCAGGTCGCCGAGCCGTACATTCCCCGCCGCGCCGAGCGTCACCTCGAGAAGGGCCGTGTTGTCATCTTCGGTGCCGGCGCGGGCTTGCCGTATTTCTCGACGGACACGGTAGCCGCGCAGCGTGCACTCGAGATCAGCGCCGATGTTGTGCTCGTGGCCAAAAACGGTGTCGACGGCGTCTACACGGGTGATCCGCGCAAGGATGACTCGGCGTCCAAGCTCGACCAGGTGACCTACCAGGAGGCGCTCGTGCGCGGCCTCAAGGTTGTCGACTCGACGGCGTTCTCGCTGTGCATGGACAACTCGATGCCCATGGTCGTCTTCGGCATGGAGCCTGCGGGCAACGTGACCAAGGCGATCCGCGGCGACCGCATCGGCACACTCGTCTCCAACTGACACCGAACCCGTGGTCGTTGCGCTGCTGATCGCCGGCGCAGCGCTCGCACACGCCACGTGGAACGTCACCGTCAAAAAGACGGGTGCCAGCGGGCCCGGCTACATTTGGGCCGG
This genomic window from Antiquaquibacter oligotrophicus contains:
- the pyrH gene encoding UMP kinase → MTDERKRRVLLKLSGEAFGGGQLGVNPDVVSALAKEIAAASAEGVEIAIVVGGGNFFRGAELSQRGMDRGRADYMGMLGTVMNALALQDFLEQAGAATRVQSAISMTQVAEPYIPRRAERHLEKGRVVIFGAGAGLPYFSTDTVAAQRALEISADVVLVAKNGVDGVYTGDPRKDDSASKLDQVTYQEALVRGLKVVDSTAFSLCMDNSMPMVVFGMEPAGNVTKAIRGDRIGTLVSN
- the tsf gene encoding translation elongation factor Ts, with product MADISLADIKALRDRLGTGMVDTKNALVEAEGDIEKAVEILRLKGAKGNAKRADRSTSEGLIAAVESATATTMIELACETDFVAKNEKFVALGEKVLAALADSGAETLDAALAVPLDGGTVGSVIDDQAATIGEKVELRRVVRIPGEKFAVYLHRTSKDLPPQIGVVVSYTGDDAETARSIAQHISFADPQYLSRDDVPPAEVENERRIVEEISRGEGKPEAALPKIVEGRIGAFFKQVSLLEQDYAKDNKLSVKKVLEDSGLTVTGFARFKVGA